The Spirochaetaceae bacterium region CTAAAGTTAGTTTTTTTATGTTATACTAAAGTTATTTAAGTAAGGTGTCAATTTAAATGAACAAAACAGTTATTACCGGCATAAAACCTACCGGCGAAGTGCACATTGGCAACTACTTAGGGGCCATTAAACCAGCCATAGAGCTGGCCAAAAAGTACAAGGCCAGCTATTTTGTGGCCGATTATCACGCCCTTAATACAGAACACAACGCAGAGAATTTGCGCCGGCAATCGCTTAACGTGGCCGCCACTTGGCTGGCCTGCGGCCTTAACCCCGATGAGGTTATTTTTTACCGCCAAAGTGATGTGCCGGAAACCTTTGAGCTTAACACCATCTTAACTAACTTTACGGCCAAAGGCCTGTTAAACCGTGCGCATGCTTATAAAGCCGCCGTTGATAACAACCGGGCCAACCACGAAGCCGATGACCACCACATTAATATGGGGCTGTATAGTTATCCGGTTTTAATGGCCGCCGATATTTTACTTTTTGACAGCAACTTGGTACCGGTTGGCCACGACCAACAGCAGCATGTAGAAATTGCTGCCGATATTGCGCAAAGTATTAATCACCTTTATGGTAAAGAGTTATTTACCGTCCCAGAACCTTACTTAACGCCGGAAGGGCAAACTATTGTAGGGTTAGACGGCCGCAAAATGAGCAAAAGTTATAATAATGTAATCCCGTTATTTGCCGAAAGTAAACGTCTTAAAAAAATTATTAACAGTATTAAAACCAACAGTCAAGAGGTGCACGAACCTAAAGAACCGGAAGGCTGTACCATCTTTACTTTGTACCGTCTATTTGCCGGTGAAAGTGAGGTAGCCGGCTTGGCTAGCCGTTACCGGGCCGGCGGTATGGGTTGGGGCGAGGCTAAAGCGGCTTTATACGAAGTTATAGAGCGCGAATTTGCCGCTAAGCGCGAGCTTTTTAATAATTATATACAAAACCCTCACTTAGTAGAAACACACTTACAGCAAGGGGCCGTTAAAGCGCGCTCTTTAGCTACAAATAAACTAAAACAGCTACGCAAAGCCATTGGCATAGATTAAAAAGGAGGCAACAACGATGAATAAATGGATAAAAGACCTTGAAAATCGCATTGAGTACGACTACTTTAAAACTTTAGGTAAAGCTACTAACGAACAGCTACAATTTGCTATAAGCCGCAAAGCTTTAAGCGAATTATGGCGTAAATGGTTAGCTACTAAAAACTTGCTTTACCGTAATAAAGTAAAGATGGCCTACTATTTTTCTGCCGAATTTTTAATGGGCCGCTGGTTAGGTAACACCCTCATTAACTTGGGCGAAGAAAAGGTTTTAAGTGAATCCTTAAAGACTATTAACATCGATTATAACACCCTAGAAGAAGTAGAGGCCGATGCCGGGTTAGGTAACGGCGGGCTTGGCCGTTTGGCTGCCTGTTTTTTAGATAGTATGGCCACCCACAACTTACCGGTAATGGGTTACGGTATACGTTACCGTTTTGGTATGTTTGAGCAAAAAATTGTTAATAACGAGCAGATAGAATTGCCCGATAATTGGCTAAGAAACGGCGACCCCGTTGGTGTTAAACGCGATGACAAAGCCGTTAAAGTTAAATTTGGCGGCCATGTAAAAGTTAGTCAAAATAAAAACGGCGACAATATATACAGTATTGAAGGGGCCGAAGAAGTGGTAGCCACTCCCTACGATATACCTGTAATTGGCTACAAAACCGATACCGTGCTCACCTTAAGGTTATGGCAAGCCAGCAGCCCCGATGGCTTCGATTTAAATTTGTTTCAGAACGAACATTACACCAAGGCTGTAGAAAAAGAAAACCGAGCCGAAGATATTAGTCGCGTGCTTTATCCCGGCGATAGCGGCCCCAGCGGCAAAACTTTGCGCTTAAGACAGCAATACTTTTTTGTTTCGGCCTCGCTTCAAGATATAATTGTACGTTACAAAGAAATATGGGGTAACGATATTAAAAAACTACCCGAAGCCGTTAGCGTACAAATGAACGATACGCACCCCGCCATCGCCGTAGCCGAGCTTATGCGTTTGCTCGTAGATGAAGAAGGCTTAGGCTGGGACGAAGCGTGGCAAATAACCATTAAATGCTGCGCCTACACCAACCACACCGTGTTGGCCGAAGCCTTAGAGATGTGGCCTATCGATATTTTTGCCGCTTTAATGCCGCACCACTATCAAATTATCGAAGAAATTAACCGCCGCTTTTTAGGTTATTTGCGCAGCGAATACCCTAATAATTGGCACAAGCAAGGCAGTATGTCCATCATTGGTGATGGTAAAGTTAAAATGGCTTTTTTAGCCATTGTGGGCAGCCATAGCGTTAATGGCGTAGCGGCTTTGCACACTCAAATTTTAAAAGATAAAGTTTTGCGCGATTGGTATCAGCTTTTCCCCGATAAATTTAATAACAAAACCAATGGCGTTACCCAACGCCGCTGGCTGCTTAAAGCCAACCCCGAGCTGGCAAGTTTTATTAGCAGTAAAATAGGTGAAGGCTGGATAACCAACCTTGACGAATTAACCAAATTAAAACCTTTAGCCGCTAAAGATGATGTGCTAAGCGAATTTATGCAAATAAAACGCCGTAACAAACAAAAATTAGCTAATTATATTTTAGCTAATAACGGTGTAAGTGTTAGACTAGATTCTATCTTTGATGTACAAGTTAAACGTATACACGAATATAAACGTCAATTATTAGCGGCTTTGTATGTTATTTATCTGTACCGCGAGCTAAAGGCTAACCCTAACCTAGATATAGTGCCGCGCACCTTTATTTTTAGCGGGAAGGCAGCCAGTACCTACAAACAAGCTAAACTTATTATTAAATTAATTAACACTTTAGGTGCGGTTATTAATAATGATACCAGCTTGAATGATAAACTTAAAGTTGTCTTTTTGGCTAATTACCGAGTGAGTTTGGCCGAAAAAATCTTCCCCGCCAGCGATATTAGCGAGCAAATCTCCACCGCTGGCTATGAGGCCAGCGGTACCGGTAACATGAAGTTTATGCTAAACGGCGCCATTACTTTAGGCACAATGGACGGCGCTAATGTAGAAATTGTGGAAGAAGCCGGCGCCGAAAATGCCTTTATCTTTGGCCTTTCGTCCGATGAAGTAACGGCGGTACGAGCCAGCTACTCGGTAGGCGAGCTGCTGGCTAAAGATGCCGAGCTGGCGCAAATCCTTGATATGCTGGTGAGCGGCCCTTTAACCGTTAATGGCGATTTTAGGGAGCTTTACAACAGCTTAGTGCATGGCGTTAATGGCAGCCCGGCCGACTATTATATGATATTAAAAGATTTTAGAAGCTATGTTAGCGCCCAAAAAACGGTGGATAGCCTGTTCCGTAACCAAGACGAATGGGCGCGCCGGGCCTTTTTAAATGTGGCTAGCGCCGGTAAATTTAGTAGCGACCGTACAGTTAAGGAATATGCCAGCGAAATTTGGAATATAAAACCATTTAAGTAAGTGTTTATAGGCAGCCTCTGTGTTTTAGCAGAGGCTTTTTTAAAACGATTTATTAATTGAACCAGCCTTTTATAAGCATCGAGCGGTACTTTAAGCTTAACAATTAACCAAAAGTTAATTATTTATACATATCACTCTCAATCCTCTTCGCCGGCGAAAAGGATTGAGTAGATTATTTTTTGGCCAGTTCTTCCCTAAGTTTTGCTATCTCTTCCGCTTGCTTGGTAAGCAGCTGGTCTTGATTTTGAGCTATGGTTGCTAACCGGCCCATCTTTTCGGCTTGTTTCTTTAACTCTTCTTCACGTTTAGCAATAATTTCGTCTTTTAGCCTAATAACTTCGGCAACTTCTTCGGCCTCTAGGTCGGCCCATATGGCATCTTTTTCTAAGGCTTCAAATATACCTTCATCTAACATACTAATGGTTTTTAATTGCGGGTCTATCACCATGTGGTCATACACTATAATATCCAGCATGTTACCGGCACGTATCAGTTTAGTGGTGGTATCTTTATCGGTTTTACTAAAGGGTAGCGGTTCACCGGCCGGGTGATTGTGCACAAATACGGCATAGTAGGCTTTGTAATAAACAAAACCTCTAAAAGCTTTTAAGATGGGGAACTTTACCGAAAGTTTATCACCGGTGGCAATTAAATCTAAAAAACATAATTCAAAGTTTTCGTTAAAGCCGATGGTCCATAGGTGTTCGCTGGCGGCGTTAAAACCTTCTTCGCCTATCCGCAAAATGGCAGCCCGTTCATCGTCGGGCGGAATATGAATTTGAGAGTGAATACTGGTTTTAATGGGCCGAGCGTTATCCAGCGGTACCACTTTAAGCTCGCGGCTTAAAACGGCTTGCATTATTTTTATAATATCTTGCAAGCTGTTAAGCGGCCATTCTTGTTCTATATTAGATGGTTCTTGAGCGCTCTGCATTAGTTAATTTACCTTTATATTTTTAATGGCTAACCGGATAATATTTTGACATTCTTCGGCGTTGGTTTTAAAAAGGGCTATCTGCAAAAGGCTGGTTTGCCCGATGGTAAATAAAAAGTTAAGCTGCTTGCTGGCGTTTTTAACAAATTCGCCTTGCTTTTCACCGTTAATTAAAACAGAGTAAATTAAGCGTTTAAATTTAATGGTACGGCGTTTGGCGTAATATTTAAATTTTTTTTCGTTACCGCTGCTACATAGCTCAAAATAATAATGTACAATAGCCCCCAGCAGCGATTTTTCGTTAAGCATCGTGGTAAACAAGCTATCTAAAATGGTAAGCAGCTGCTCTTCTTTAGCGGCAGGGCCGGCGACAATTTGTTTATAATCTTCGTACATTTTATCGGTTACATTTTTAACGGCATAATGAAAAATATCACCTTTATCGGTAAAATATTGGTACAAAATAGGACGATTAATGCCCGAACGTTCGGCAATAAGGGCTAAGGTGGTGTCTTTTACACCTAATTCGTTAAAGATATTAAGAGCCTCTTTTAAGATAAGCTCTCTTCTTTCGCTGTGGTCAATAATTCGCGGCATTTTTAGTATTGTTACATTTTTTTTCTAAAAATGTCAACTAAGCGCGAGGGGCTAAATGCGGGTCGATAAAAACCCCGTTGTTAAAGACCGAAAAAAATATATCTCTGCTACGCGAGGTATTACCAAGTATGGTGCCGCTTTGTACGTTATCGCCTATGCTAACAAGTACGGTATCAAAACCGCTGTAAACATAAAAATAATTGGTGTCATGGTGTAAAATAAGCACTACATGGCCTAGTTCGCGGTAAATGCCGGTGTACATAACCGTACCCGCCACCAAAGACAGGATAGGGCTTTGGCCGTTAACGGCAATGCGCACCCCGCCTTGCACGCCGTTATTGGGCGAAACCGGCCCGCTGGCCGGCCAAGTTAAGCCATTAACTACCGGCAAAGTGGCATTGGGCCTAGTAGTAGCCGGAGTATTATTATTATTATTATTATTATTAGGCGGTGGCGTTACCGTAATGGGCGGCGGCACGGCGGTGGTAACCGGTGGTACGGCCGGTTGTTGGTTAGGGGTAACCGGCGGAGTTATCGGCGGTGATAAAGCGGCGGTATTATGAGGTTGGTTATTTTGCCGGTTAAAATGTAATACCTCACCGGCACGTAAAGGAGTACTGGCCGTACGGCCAAGTAAAGCCAGTAGCTCGGTTACTGTAATGTTAAAGTTACGGGCTATGCTAAAGTAGGTATCGCCCCTATTAACTAAGTAAGTAGCCGGCAAGGTAGAGTTACCGGGTACAGTCTGATTGTTATTATTTTGATTTTGTGGAATAGTTAATAATAAACCCACAGGTAAATTATCTACCCTAGTAAGATTATTGCTTTGCATTATATCGGCTACAGAGACATTAAAACGGCGGGATAAGCTAAATAAAGTTTCTCCCCTCTCTAAACGGTGCTGTAATTGAGCCTGTGCATTAAAACTAGCCATACAAATAAGGGCAAAAAGTAATAGCAATTTCATAATTAATTTTTCGTCTGTAAAAACCATAAAATTTAACCTTTATCGTCATCTTAAGTAAAAAGTTTAGTATTTTTTTTACTTTTTTTTAAAGCGGCAAGTTTTGATTATTGGCTTTAGCTTAAAAAAGTCTTTAATT contains the following coding sequences:
- a CDS encoding glycogen/starch/alpha-glucan phosphorylase, with amino-acid sequence MNKWIKDLENRIEYDYFKTLGKATNEQLQFAISRKALSELWRKWLATKNLLYRNKVKMAYYFSAEFLMGRWLGNTLINLGEEKVLSESLKTINIDYNTLEEVEADAGLGNGGLGRLAACFLDSMATHNLPVMGYGIRYRFGMFEQKIVNNEQIELPDNWLRNGDPVGVKRDDKAVKVKFGGHVKVSQNKNGDNIYSIEGAEEVVATPYDIPVIGYKTDTVLTLRLWQASSPDGFDLNLFQNEHYTKAVEKENRAEDISRVLYPGDSGPSGKTLRLRQQYFFVSASLQDIIVRYKEIWGNDIKKLPEAVSVQMNDTHPAIAVAELMRLLVDEEGLGWDEAWQITIKCCAYTNHTVLAEALEMWPIDIFAALMPHHYQIIEEINRRFLGYLRSEYPNNWHKQGSMSIIGDGKVKMAFLAIVGSHSVNGVAALHTQILKDKVLRDWYQLFPDKFNNKTNGVTQRRWLLKANPELASFISSKIGEGWITNLDELTKLKPLAAKDDVLSEFMQIKRRNKQKLANYILANNGVSVRLDSIFDVQVKRIHEYKRQLLAALYVIYLYRELKANPNLDIVPRTFIFSGKAASTYKQAKLIIKLINTLGAVINNDTSLNDKLKVVFLANYRVSLAEKIFPASDISEQISTAGYEASGTGNMKFMLNGAITLGTMDGANVEIVEEAGAENAFIFGLSSDEVTAVRASYSVGELLAKDAELAQILDMLVSGPLTVNGDFRELYNSLVHGVNGSPADYYMILKDFRSYVSAQKTVDSLFRNQDEWARRAFLNVASAGKFSSDRTVKEYASEIWNIKPFK
- a CDS encoding LysM peptidoglycan-binding domain-containing protein — translated: MKLLLLFALICMASFNAQAQLQHRLERGETLFSLSRRFNVSVADIMQSNNLTRVDNLPVGLLLTIPQNQNNNNQTVPGNSTLPATYLVNRGDTYFSIARNFNITVTELLALLGRTASTPLRAGEVLHFNRQNNQPHNTAALSPPITPPVTPNQQPAVPPVTTAVPPPITVTPPPNNNNNNNNTPATTRPNATLPVVNGLTWPASGPVSPNNGVQGGVRIAVNGQSPILSLVAGTVMYTGIYRELGHVVLILHHDTNYFYVYSGFDTVLVSIGDNVQSGTILGNTSRSRDIFFSVFNNGVFIDPHLAPRA
- the trpS gene encoding tryptophan--tRNA ligase translates to MNKTVITGIKPTGEVHIGNYLGAIKPAIELAKKYKASYFVADYHALNTEHNAENLRRQSLNVAATWLACGLNPDEVIFYRQSDVPETFELNTILTNFTAKGLLNRAHAYKAAVDNNRANHEADDHHINMGLYSYPVLMAADILLFDSNLVPVGHDQQQHVEIAADIAQSINHLYGKELFTVPEPYLTPEGQTIVGLDGRKMSKSYNNVIPLFAESKRLKKIINSIKTNSQEVHEPKEPEGCTIFTLYRLFAGESEVAGLASRYRAGGMGWGEAKAALYEVIEREFAAKRELFNNYIQNPHLVETHLQQGAVKARSLATNKLKQLRKAIGID
- a CDS encoding TetR/AcrR family transcriptional regulator, with product MPRIIDHSERRELILKEALNIFNELGVKDTTLALIAERSGINRPILYQYFTDKGDIFHYAVKNVTDKMYEDYKQIVAGPAAKEEQLLTILDSLFTTMLNEKSLLGAIVHYYFELCSSGNEKKFKYYAKRRTIKFKRLIYSVLINGEKQGEFVKNASKQLNFLFTIGQTSLLQIALFKTNAEECQNIIRLAIKNIKVN